A single region of the Streptomyces vilmorinianum genome encodes:
- a CDS encoding peptidoglycan-binding domain-containing protein yields the protein MGTLQETLNMCYGEKLVVDRDFGPATRAALIRAQPKAGTPADGEYGPNTRKAIKHKPVSGSTCVRVP from the coding sequence GTGGGGACGCTGCAGGAGACCCTCAACATGTGTTACGGAGAAAAGCTGGTGGTGGACCGGGACTTCGGACCCGCGACTCGTGCCGCGTTGATCCGCGCCCAGCCGAAGGCCGGCACTCCCGCAGATGGCGAGTACGGGCCCAACACCCGGAAGGCCATCAAGCACAAGCCGGTGAGCGGCAGTACGTGCGTCCGCGTCCCCTAG
- a CDS encoding DUF3592 domain-containing protein, with the protein MTAMETAFLLAGLAGAIVCVLCLRRVLIVIRLVMRGERADGWCAKREMFRATSNNSSHPQFTFAFRTPDGELVEFKDRPGAFGYGEGEPVRVCYDPARPRKRATIAGPDTWGPVYVRLFVGLPLGLVSYLALISLARHRGLA; encoded by the coding sequence GTGACGGCGATGGAAACCGCCTTCCTGCTCGCAGGTCTGGCCGGCGCGATCGTGTGCGTCCTCTGTCTGCGCCGGGTACTGATCGTGATCCGGCTGGTGATGCGCGGCGAGCGGGCCGACGGGTGGTGCGCGAAGCGCGAGATGTTCCGGGCTACCAGCAACAACAGCAGCCATCCCCAGTTCACCTTCGCCTTCCGCACTCCGGACGGCGAACTCGTCGAGTTCAAGGACCGGCCAGGCGCTTTCGGATACGGAGAAGGCGAACCGGTCCGGGTCTGCTACGACCCCGCCCGCCCCCGCAAGCGAGCCACCATCGCGGGACCCGACACGTGGGGGCCGGTGTACGTACGGCTCTTCGTCGGCCTCCCGTTGGGGCTGGTGTCCTATCTGGCGCTGATCAGCCTGGCGCGGCATCGAGGCCTCGCCTGA
- a CDS encoding OmpA family protein has translation MTTPHRLAALAVATLFLTTLSTGPVLADDPPGSTSSASPPPEIDANSPELMLPDGATLAPAKILDIKQVVEEEGGEQRREDTNVDVTFALQAEVLFAKDSAKLSPAATARIAAIAVEINKQNSSKVRVFGFTDNLGTYEHGLKLSKQRADAVQQELAKNLDPGKTFDIRGYSEDYPIADNSTEEGRTKNRRVEISFPRTTGG, from the coding sequence ATGACCACTCCCCACCGCCTCGCCGCCCTCGCCGTCGCCACCCTCTTCCTCACCACCCTCTCCACCGGCCCCGTCCTCGCCGACGATCCCCCCGGGTCCACCTCCAGCGCCTCCCCGCCCCCCGAGATCGACGCGAACTCGCCCGAGCTCATGCTGCCGGACGGCGCCACCCTCGCGCCCGCCAAGATTCTCGACATCAAGCAGGTCGTCGAGGAGGAGGGCGGCGAGCAGCGGCGTGAGGACACCAATGTCGATGTGACCTTCGCCCTGCAGGCCGAGGTGCTCTTCGCCAAGGACAGCGCCAAGCTCAGCCCCGCCGCCACCGCCCGTATCGCCGCCATCGCCGTGGAGATCAACAAGCAGAACTCCAGCAAGGTCCGCGTCTTCGGCTTCACCGACAACCTCGGGACGTACGAGCACGGCCTCAAGCTCTCCAAGCAGCGGGCCGACGCCGTGCAGCAGGAGCTGGCCAAGAACCTGGACCCGGGCAAGACGTTCGACATCCGCGGGTACAGCGAGGACTACCCCATCGCGGACAACAGCACCGAGGAAGGCCGGACCAAGAACCGCCGCGTCGAGATCTCCTTCCCGCGCACCACGGGCGGGTAG
- a CDS encoding pilus assembly protein TadG-related protein — translation MTGRRTGDSGQAFPIYITVMAGLLFLAFVYFAVGQAAATRNGAQTAADAAALAAAQDARNQLRDGWLEVILDPAAWDRFLNGESYIAPRACERAASFAAKNDAELWGKRCARLPVGEEGFRVQVRTRYTVGESIIPGTEGQHATAEATAVLEPRCTFKAPDPTPEPEPEPAEPDPKPAEPGPIQGLSCDGDPWEIDPERPRLPSAADLFTVRLAD, via the coding sequence GTGACCGGTCGTCGCACCGGCGATTCCGGGCAGGCCTTCCCCATCTACATCACCGTGATGGCGGGTCTGCTCTTTCTTGCGTTCGTGTACTTCGCCGTTGGGCAGGCCGCCGCGACGCGCAATGGGGCGCAGACGGCGGCTGACGCCGCCGCGTTGGCGGCGGCCCAGGACGCTCGGAACCAGCTTCGGGACGGATGGCTTGAGGTCATTCTGGATCCGGCCGCGTGGGATCGATTCCTCAATGGCGAGAGTTACATCGCGCCTCGTGCTTGCGAGCGTGCGGCGTCGTTTGCTGCCAAGAACGATGCGGAGCTCTGGGGTAAACGCTGCGCGCGCCTGCCTGTTGGGGAAGAGGGGTTCCGTGTGCAGGTTCGCACCCGTTACACCGTGGGTGAGTCCATCATTCCGGGCACAGAAGGGCAGCACGCCACGGCGGAGGCCACAGCAGTGCTCGAACCACGGTGCACCTTCAAGGCTCCCGACCCCACACCGGAACCGGAACCAGAGCCGGCTGAGCCTGACCCCAAGCCCGCGGAGCCCGGCCCGATTCAGGGCCTGTCGTGCGACGGTGATCCCTGGGAGATCGACCCCGAGCGCCCGAGGCTGCCGAGCGCTGCCGATCTCTTCACTGTCCGACTGGCCGATTGA
- a CDS encoding Flp family type IVb pilin, protein MSDVLLKAVTRTKVHFGGWVRARSRDRGQTAVEYLGIIVVVVAIVVAITGTSIGQDIMNAIRTKISSLTGGGGGE, encoded by the coding sequence ATGAGCGACGTGCTGCTGAAGGCCGTGACGAGGACAAAGGTCCACTTCGGCGGCTGGGTGCGAGCGCGGTCGAGGGACCGGGGGCAGACGGCGGTCGAGTACCTGGGGATCATTGTGGTGGTCGTGGCGATCGTGGTGGCGATCACCGGTACGAGTATCGGCCAGGACATCATGAACGCGATCAGGACCAAGATCTCCAGCCTCACTGGCGGTGGCGGAGGCGAGTGA
- a CDS encoding response regulator transcription factor: MTLRVVIADDNPVVRAGLTALLDGHADIEVVAQAPDGRTAREATERHRPDVVLLDVRMPIVDGLTALPHLVRLAPVLMLTYSGESAVVREALRLGAGGYLVHGEFTAEELVTAVRDVRAGRAHFTPTAANALLGVVRGIPDATAHGGGVPSVSNSLRFREMTSHVQPNVGRFGLSGREAEVMDLIASGLSNRQIADTCFISEKTVKNHINRIFAKLHATTRSEAIAAWLGTRTAS, encoded by the coding sequence ATGACGCTCAGAGTCGTGATCGCGGACGACAACCCGGTGGTCCGCGCGGGCCTGACGGCCCTGCTGGACGGCCACGCCGACATCGAGGTGGTGGCCCAGGCCCCGGACGGCCGCACGGCACGCGAGGCGACGGAACGCCACCGCCCGGACGTGGTCCTCCTCGACGTCCGCATGCCGATCGTCGACGGCCTCACGGCCCTGCCGCACCTGGTCCGCCTGGCTCCGGTGCTGATGCTGACGTACAGCGGCGAGAGCGCGGTGGTGCGGGAGGCGCTGCGGCTGGGGGCGGGCGGGTACCTGGTCCACGGGGAGTTCACGGCGGAGGAACTGGTGACGGCGGTCCGGGACGTACGGGCGGGCCGGGCACACTTCACGCCGACGGCGGCGAATGCGCTGCTGGGGGTGGTGCGAGGGATTCCGGATGCGACTGCACATGGTGGTGGGGTGCCAAGTGTCTCGAATTCATTGCGGTTTCGCGAAATGACTTCGCATGTGCAACCGAATGTGGGACGGTTTGGTCTGAGTGGGAGGGAGGCGGAGGTGATGGACCTGATCGCGTCGGGCCTGAGCAATCGGCAGATCGCCGACACCTGCTTCATCAGCGAGAAGACGGTCAAGAACCACATCAACCGCATCTTCGCGAAACTCCACGCCACGACACGCAGCGAGGCGATAGCGGCCTGGCTCGGCACGAGGACGGCGTCGTGA
- a CDS encoding sensor histidine kinase, with the protein MSAPVSINLQVNALQAMCRQVFGFRLAMIALATPAALLGAAPGLAAWLVGAAVLVTFMVSYALFRDWERFGPLLLRHPALLAADTLFGSLLLGTAGPESTLGYVSVCTPLLAGLAYSWRGAAFFACLQSLILLAIYAAYAADVGEATLLPGLCVITGALGVTLRNLLLRFGAATRALAAAQAVEEERARLARDMHDSVAKTLYGLALAADALAVSPDPRQQAQVVARSARRAAAESRELLADLRSRSYAGGRTGAVDVTAELTDRVRDFAVRSGIEARYVGAGAGADADAVPPVPYAVARQLLTIASEAMENAGRHAHPTRVDVSAGVFAGLLRISVRDDGRGLPPGTTLDDLRRTGHFGLVGMVERAAEVGARIRIGRGAAVKGTEVRLELPVSVEGAAG; encoded by the coding sequence GTGTCCGCGCCCGTGTCCATCAATCTCCAGGTCAACGCGCTCCAGGCCATGTGCCGTCAGGTCTTCGGCTTCCGGCTCGCGATGATCGCCCTGGCGACCCCGGCCGCGCTGCTGGGGGCTGCCCCCGGCCTCGCGGCTTGGCTCGTCGGCGCGGCCGTCCTGGTCACCTTCATGGTCTCGTACGCGCTGTTCAGGGACTGGGAGCGGTTCGGCCCGCTGCTGCTCCGGCACCCGGCGCTGCTCGCCGCGGACACGCTCTTCGGCTCGCTGCTCCTGGGCACGGCGGGCCCGGAGAGCACGCTGGGGTACGTCAGTGTCTGCACGCCGCTGCTGGCGGGTCTGGCCTACAGCTGGCGCGGGGCCGCGTTCTTCGCGTGCCTCCAGTCGCTGATACTGCTGGCGATCTACGCGGCCTATGCGGCCGACGTGGGCGAGGCCACGCTGCTGCCGGGCCTGTGCGTGATCACCGGCGCGCTCGGGGTGACGCTCAGGAACCTGCTGCTCCGCTTCGGGGCGGCGACGCGGGCCCTCGCAGCGGCGCAGGCGGTGGAGGAGGAACGGGCCCGCCTCGCACGCGACATGCACGACTCGGTGGCGAAGACGCTGTACGGCCTCGCGCTGGCGGCGGACGCCCTGGCGGTGTCGCCGGACCCGCGACAGCAGGCGCAGGTCGTGGCCCGCTCGGCCCGCAGGGCGGCGGCCGAGTCGCGCGAGCTGCTCGCGGACCTCCGCAGCCGGTCATACGCCGGGGGGAGGACGGGCGCGGTCGACGTGACCGCCGAACTCACCGACCGGGTACGGGACTTCGCGGTCCGCTCGGGCATCGAGGCGCGGTACGTGGGCGCCGGGGCCGGCGCCGACGCGGACGCCGTACCGCCTGTGCCGTACGCGGTGGCGCGGCAGCTGCTCACGATCGCCTCGGAGGCGATGGAGAACGCGGGCCGTCACGCCCACCCGACGCGTGTCGACGTCTCGGCCGGTGTCTTCGCGGGCCTGCTCCGCATCAGCGTGCGCGACGACGGCCGCGGCCTGCCCCCGGGCACGACCCTGGACGACCTGCGCAGGACCGGCCACTTCGGCCTGGTGGGCATGGTGGAGCGGGCGGCGGAGGTGGGGGCGCGGATCCGCATCGGGCGGGGCGCGGCCGTGAAGGGCACGGAGGTCCGCCTGGAACTCCCGGTCTCGGTCGAGGGGGCTGCGGGATGA
- a CDS encoding DUF5936 domain-containing protein — MELLLALVAGLSVAGIFHGIRLYRADAKLPDDLRLALEVGSTRTGAVDSVVDRLGMRYSAAVLRLMGPKRVNAVRRRIDLAGNPGGLTIDRYGARRAVYGFLGGLGGLVMLSNGDFFVALLLLAFGAFWTEVGIWSAIRIRKDQIERTLPDFLDVLAVVVSAGLGFRQALDRVADKYEGPWSDELRITLRQMDMGVSRRQAFDELRRRNDSEQVAQFVTALQQGEELGAPIVDTLIQIANDMRRTDAQNARRKAAKAVPKATMVITTLMVPATMILLGAGLFLGTGTNFGSITGE, encoded by the coding sequence ATGGAACTGTTGTTGGCCCTCGTCGCCGGCCTGTCGGTCGCCGGGATCTTCCACGGCATCCGCCTCTACCGCGCGGACGCCAAGCTCCCCGACGACCTCCGGCTCGCCCTGGAGGTCGGCTCCACGCGCACCGGAGCCGTGGACTCCGTCGTGGACCGGCTCGGCATGCGCTACTCCGCCGCCGTACTGCGCCTGATGGGGCCCAAGCGGGTCAACGCCGTCCGGCGCCGGATCGACCTGGCGGGGAACCCGGGGGGCCTGACCATCGACCGGTACGGAGCCCGGCGCGCGGTCTACGGATTCCTCGGCGGCCTGGGCGGCCTGGTCATGCTCTCCAACGGCGACTTCTTCGTCGCGCTGCTGCTTCTCGCCTTCGGTGCCTTCTGGACCGAGGTGGGCATCTGGTCGGCGATCCGCATCCGCAAGGACCAGATCGAGCGCACGCTGCCCGACTTCCTCGACGTGCTGGCGGTGGTGGTGTCGGCCGGGCTCGGCTTCCGGCAGGCACTGGACCGGGTGGCGGACAAGTACGAGGGCCCCTGGTCGGACGAGCTCAGGATCACGCTGCGCCAGATGGACATGGGCGTGAGCCGCCGACAGGCCTTCGACGAACTGCGGCGGCGCAACGACTCCGAACAGGTCGCCCAGTTCGTGACGGCGCTGCAGCAGGGCGAGGAGCTCGGCGCGCCGATCGTCGACACGCTGATCCAGATCGCCAACGACATGCGCAGGACCGACGCCCAGAACGCACGGAGGAAGGCGGCGAAGGCGGTCCCCAAGGCGACGATGGTGATCACGACCCTGATGGTCCCGGCGACGATGATCCTGCTGGGCGCGGGCTTGTTCCTGGGGACGGGAACGAACTTCGGCTCGATCACGGGAGAGTGA
- a CDS encoding type II secretion system F family protein — translation MNHLTWLVTGVALLCCVLGVLGIHTYASGAAQRAALVARLTESGAPEGGGRRRRRFRAVDRRVRRTAFGRRLELRISATGLDLTPGEFVVSMAATVAALWITGQAVLSPFFGPICGFLGVWVALGFLNWQRQKRIEKFINQLPELSRILANATQAGLALRMALSMAADELEAPAGDELEKVAQQLAVGTSVDDALGELAERLPSRELVVLVTTLVLANKAGGTVVSSLRNLTETLEERKETRREVRTQLSQVSMTAYAVPVIGIGSLLLIDNMQPGALDRMTGSGLGQFAVVAAFALYVVGFVVIRRFSKIDV, via the coding sequence ATGAACCACCTCACCTGGCTGGTGACCGGCGTCGCGCTGCTCTGCTGCGTCCTCGGGGTGCTCGGCATCCATACGTACGCCAGTGGAGCCGCCCAGCGCGCCGCCCTGGTCGCCCGGCTCACCGAGAGCGGCGCGCCCGAGGGCGGCGGCCGGCGCAGACGCCGCTTCCGTGCCGTCGACCGGCGCGTACGCCGTACCGCGTTCGGGCGGAGACTGGAGCTGCGGATCTCCGCCACCGGACTCGACCTGACCCCTGGGGAGTTCGTCGTCTCCATGGCCGCGACGGTGGCCGCGCTGTGGATCACCGGACAGGCCGTACTCTCCCCGTTCTTCGGGCCCATCTGCGGCTTCCTCGGCGTGTGGGTCGCCCTGGGATTCCTCAACTGGCAGCGGCAGAAGCGCATCGAGAAGTTCATCAACCAGCTGCCGGAGCTGTCGAGGATCCTCGCCAACGCCACCCAGGCCGGACTGGCGCTGCGGATGGCGCTCAGCATGGCCGCCGACGAGCTGGAGGCGCCCGCCGGCGACGAACTGGAGAAGGTCGCCCAGCAGCTCGCGGTCGGCACGTCCGTCGACGACGCCCTCGGCGAACTCGCCGAGCGCCTGCCCTCCCGCGAACTGGTCGTCCTCGTCACCACCCTCGTCCTCGCCAACAAGGCGGGCGGCACGGTCGTCTCCTCGCTGCGCAACCTCACCGAGACGCTGGAGGAGCGCAAGGAGACCCGTCGCGAGGTCCGTACCCAGCTCTCCCAGGTGAGCATGACGGCGTACGCGGTCCCGGTCATCGGCATCGGCTCGCTTCTCCTGATCGACAACATGCAGCCGGGCGCGCTCGACCGGATGACGGGCTCGGGCCTCGGCCAGTTCGCCGTCGTCGCCGCCTTCGCGCTGTACGTCGTCGGCTTCGTCGTCATCCGCCGCTTCTCGAAGATCGACGTCTGA
- a CDS encoding CpaF family protein: protein MSLRARISAPEENGAGGREDGHLVASFRVKLLEEIDLTEMSALAAAERRARLERVLGHIISREGPVLSTTERAQLIRRVVDEALGLGVLEPLLEDASITEIMVNGPDQIYIERAGRVELLPLRFASHEQLMQTIERIVSTVNRRVDESNPMVDARLPSGERVNVIIPPLSLTGATLTIRRFPRAYTLREMIGLGSLDEQMLFLLAGLVQAKFNVIVSGATGTGKTTLLNALSGLIPDGERVITIEDSAELQLQQSHVIRLESRPPNIEGRGQVTIRDLVRNSLRMRPDRIIVGEVRGGETLDMLQAMSTGHDGSLATVHANSAEDALMRLQTLASMSEVKVPFEALRDQINSAVDVLVQLTRHADGTRRITEIAILASNGRERFTLATVCAFRAQPLAADGRVYGSYAYFPLPRRVADRLYMAGQPIPQAFGVAASDEQLATREAK from the coding sequence ATGAGTCTGCGGGCCCGTATCAGCGCCCCCGAGGAGAACGGCGCGGGAGGCAGGGAGGACGGCCACCTCGTCGCCTCCTTCCGCGTCAAACTCCTCGAGGAGATCGACCTCACCGAGATGTCCGCGCTCGCGGCCGCCGAGCGGCGCGCCCGACTGGAGCGCGTCCTCGGCCACATCATCAGCCGCGAGGGCCCCGTCCTCTCCACCACCGAACGCGCCCAGCTGATCCGCCGCGTCGTCGACGAGGCGCTCGGCCTCGGCGTCCTGGAACCGCTCCTCGAAGACGCCTCCATCACCGAGATCATGGTCAACGGCCCCGACCAGATCTACATCGAGCGTGCGGGCCGGGTCGAACTGCTGCCGCTGCGCTTCGCCTCCCACGAGCAGCTGATGCAGACCATCGAGCGGATCGTCTCCACCGTCAACCGGCGTGTGGACGAGTCGAATCCGATGGTCGACGCCCGACTGCCGTCCGGCGAGCGCGTCAACGTGATCATCCCGCCGCTCTCCCTGACCGGGGCGACCCTGACGATCCGCCGCTTCCCCCGCGCGTACACCCTGCGGGAGATGATCGGGCTCGGCTCGCTCGACGAGCAGATGCTGTTCCTGCTCGCCGGCCTCGTCCAGGCCAAGTTCAACGTGATCGTCTCCGGCGCCACCGGTACCGGGAAGACCACGCTCCTCAACGCGCTGTCCGGACTGATCCCGGACGGCGAGCGCGTCATCACCATCGAGGACTCGGCCGAACTCCAGCTCCAGCAGTCCCATGTCATCCGTCTGGAGAGCCGCCCCCCGAACATCGAGGGCCGCGGCCAGGTCACCATCCGCGACCTCGTCCGCAACTCCCTGCGCATGCGCCCCGACCGCATCATCGTCGGCGAGGTCCGCGGCGGCGAGACCCTCGACATGCTCCAGGCGATGTCCACGGGACACGACGGCTCGCTCGCCACCGTCCACGCCAACTCGGCCGAGGACGCGCTGATGCGCCTGCAGACCCTGGCGTCGATGTCGGAGGTCAAGGTCCCCTTCGAGGCGCTCAGGGACCAGATCAACAGCGCCGTCGACGTCCTCGTCCAGCTCACCCGGCACGCCGACGGCACCCGCCGCATCACCGAGATCGCCATCCTGGCCTCGAACGGACGCGAGCGCTTCACCCTCGCCACCGTCTGCGCCTTCCGCGCCCAGCCGCTCGCGGCCGACGGACGGGTGTACGGGTCGTACGCGTACTTCCCGCTGCCCCGCAGGGTCGCCGACCGGCTGTACATGGCGGGCCAGCCGATCCCCCAGGCCTTCGGCGTCGCCGCGTCCGACGAGCAGCTCGCCACCCGAGAAGCGAAGTAG
- a CDS encoding TadE family protein: MRSRDRGQVAVEYLGFLPILLLVALAGIQLGIAAYAAQQAGTGARAAARAATHDDTTLGPEAAGRAAMSGWIAERSDVSAPEGSDEVTATVTVRIPSVVPFWDGFGSVTKAATLPLPEEDE; encoded by the coding sequence ATGAGGTCACGTGACCGGGGCCAGGTCGCCGTCGAATACCTCGGCTTCCTGCCCATCCTGCTGCTCGTCGCCCTCGCGGGCATCCAGCTCGGCATCGCCGCGTACGCCGCCCAGCAGGCGGGCACGGGAGCGCGCGCCGCGGCCCGTGCCGCCACGCACGACGACACGACGCTCGGCCCGGAAGCGGCGGGCCGGGCCGCGATGAGCGGCTGGATCGCCGAACGCAGCGACGTCTCCGCCCCGGAGGGATCCGACGAGGTCACGGCGACGGTCACCGTCCGCATCCCCTCCGTCGTCCCCTTCTGGGACGGCTTCGGGTCCGTGACGAAGGCCGCCACCCTGCCCCTGCCCGAGGAGGACGAGTAA
- a CDS encoding TadE/TadG family type IV pilus assembly protein, whose product MPAYQAHQAHQAYREYQAYRAYRECRDYRDDRGQVAIEFLGMVPLILLTLVLLWQCVLVGYTFTLAGNAADEAVRAGAVEGDCQEAGRRHLEGAWAAGASVACAPSGEMVRATVRLKVPVLFPGAISFPFTVTGEAGAVREDREGP is encoded by the coding sequence ATGCCGGCCTACCAGGCGCACCAGGCGCACCAGGCGTACCGGGAGTACCAGGCGTACCGGGCGTACCGGGAGTGCAGGGACTACCGGGACGACCGGGGGCAGGTGGCGATCGAGTTCCTTGGCATGGTGCCGCTGATCCTGCTCACGCTGGTGCTGCTGTGGCAGTGCGTCCTGGTCGGCTACACCTTCACGCTCGCGGGGAACGCGGCGGACGAGGCGGTACGGGCCGGGGCGGTGGAGGGGGACTGCCAGGAGGCCGGCAGGCGGCACCTGGAGGGGGCGTGGGCGGCGGGAGCCTCCGTGGCCTGTGCCCCGTCCGGGGAGATGGTGCGGGCGACGGTACGGCTCAAGGTGCCGGTGCTCTTCCCGGGCGCGATCAGCTTCCCCTTCACCGTGACCGGTGAGGCCGGAGCCGTACGGGAAGACAGGGAGGGGCCATGA
- a CDS encoding AAA family ATPase, which translates to MSTRILPAVADPDAARSVVTLLSQLPDAEPAAPVADSTQLVDTLARLAAESVDELPEVVLVHERIGPVPALELVREVALRFPAVGVVLITADASPVLFSAAMDSGARGLVTLPLGYEELASRVQAAAQWSAGVRRHLGTGADVLTGPGGTVVTVSGAKGGVGTTVTAVQLALASRASGRTVALVDMDLQGGDIASYLDVQFRRSVVDLAAVDDISPRVLQDAVYTHETGIALLLAPGEGERGEDVADRSARQIIGALRSRYDVVVVDCGTYLTGAGAVAVEMADAALLVTTPDVVAVRAAKRIVRMWDRLQIRKAEESTVLVNRYTRSSEIQPALIQKITGTRLAGVVVPANFKELQGVVDAGRMHELDARSTVKQALWSLAGELGLVQGPEARPPRGGAPRGPGKQLALTRGDDRGSVGLRRRGKGR; encoded by the coding sequence ATGAGCACCAGGATCCTGCCGGCCGTCGCCGACCCCGACGCGGCCCGGTCCGTCGTCACGCTGCTCAGCCAGCTCCCCGACGCCGAGCCCGCCGCACCCGTCGCCGACTCCACCCAGCTCGTCGACACCCTCGCCCGCCTGGCCGCCGAGTCCGTCGACGAACTGCCCGAAGTCGTCCTGGTCCACGAGCGGATCGGCCCGGTCCCGGCCCTCGAACTCGTCCGCGAGGTCGCCCTGCGCTTCCCCGCCGTCGGCGTCGTCCTCATCACCGCCGACGCGAGCCCCGTGCTCTTCTCGGCCGCCATGGACTCCGGCGCCCGCGGCCTGGTCACCCTCCCCCTCGGCTACGAGGAACTGGCCAGCCGCGTCCAGGCCGCCGCCCAGTGGTCCGCCGGCGTCCGCCGCCACCTCGGCACGGGCGCCGACGTCCTCACCGGGCCCGGCGGCACCGTCGTCACCGTCAGCGGCGCCAAGGGCGGCGTCGGCACCACCGTCACCGCCGTGCAGCTCGCCCTCGCCTCCCGGGCCTCCGGCCGCACCGTCGCCCTCGTCGACATGGACCTCCAGGGCGGCGACATCGCCTCCTACCTCGACGTACAGTTCCGCCGCTCGGTCGTCGACCTCGCCGCCGTCGACGACATCTCGCCCCGCGTCCTGCAGGACGCGGTCTACACCCACGAGACGGGCATCGCCCTCCTCCTCGCCCCCGGCGAGGGCGAACGCGGCGAGGACGTCGCCGACCGCTCCGCCCGCCAGATCATCGGCGCACTGCGCTCCCGTTACGACGTCGTGGTCGTCGACTGCGGCACGTATCTGACCGGCGCGGGCGCCGTGGCCGTCGAGATGGCCGACGCGGCGCTCCTCGTCACCACCCCGGACGTGGTCGCGGTCCGCGCCGCGAAGCGGATCGTACGGATGTGGGACCGTCTCCAGATCCGCAAGGCGGAGGAGAGCACCGTCCTGGTGAACCGGTACACGCGGTCCTCCGAGATCCAGCCCGCCCTCATCCAGAAGATCACCGGGACCCGGTTGGCGGGCGTCGTCGTCCCCGCCAACTTCAAGGAACTGCAGGGCGTCGTCGACGCGGGCCGGATGCACGAGCTCGACGCGCGCTCGACCGTGAAGCAGGCCCTGTGGTCCCTCGCCGGTGAACTGGGCCTGGTGCAGGGGCCGGAGGCCCGTCCACCGCGGGGTGGCGCTCCGCGGGGGCCGGGCAAGCAGCTCGCCCTCACGCGCGGCGACGACCGGGGATCGGTCGGCCTGCGACGACGCGGGAAAGGGCGCTGA